One window of the Oncorhynchus keta strain PuntledgeMale-10-30-2019 chromosome 31, Oket_V2, whole genome shotgun sequence genome contains the following:
- the LOC118364108 gene encoding growth/differentiation factor 6-A-like: MDAFQVLSLYMLLIFIWNIPCFQSAAIISPSVPRRNKGAKILHDGQRSTKFPKEIFASSPILSHHGEDFNKDAIVPHDYMLSIYRTYSAAERLGLNASFFRSSKSANTITSFVDRGTDDLLHSPLRRQKYLFDVSTLSDKEELVGAELRIFRKVPGDLQTSPTGLYDIQLLSCRSERLLDARSLDPLDSRKPGWEVLNVWEMFKNRHHSAQGSQLCLQLKGTLGKSEMEIDLKQMGFDRTGRTQQEKAILVVYTRSKKRENLFNEMKEKIRSRGSGSRSEEERGLQFKARRRRRTALNNRHGKRHGKKSKSRCSKKALHVNFKELGWDDWIIAPLDYEAYHCEGVCDFPLRSHLEPTNHAIIQTLMNSMDPNSTPPSCCVPTKLSPISILYIDSGNNVVYKQYEDMVVEQCGCR; the protein is encoded by the exons ATGGACGCATTTCAAGTACTATCGTTATATATGTTACTGATCTTCATTTGGAATATACCATGTTTTCAGTCAGCTGCCATCATATCTCCCTCTGTGCCAAGGAGAAACAAGGGAGCCAAGATCCTTCATGATGGACAAAGGTCAACCAAATTTCCCAAAGAGATCTTCGCATCTTCACCTATCTTAAGCCATCACGGAGAAGACTTTAACAAGGACGCAATTGTGCCCCACGATTACATGCTCTCCATATACAGGACGTATTCGGCTGCAGAGAGACTCGGACTAAACGCAAGTTTTTTCCGCTCCTCAAAGTCTGCAAACACCATAACAAGTTTTGTGGACAGAGGAACAG ACGATCTCTTGCACTCTCCTTTGCGAAGACAAAAGTATCTGTTTGATGTCTCAACCCTTTCAGACAAAGAGGAGTTGGTTGGAGCTGAATTAAGGATATTTAGAAAAGTACCCGGGGATTTGCAAACGTCCCCGACAGGTCTCTATGACATTCAATTACTCTCCTGTCGATCAGAACGGCTACTGGATGCAAGATCCCTTGATCCTCTGGACTCCCGAAAACCAGGATGGGAGGTTTTGAACGTGTGGGAAATGTTTAAAAATCGGCATCACTCTGCCCAGGGGAGCCAGCTTTGTCTCCAGCTCAAGGGCACTCTTGGTAAATCAGAAATGGAAATCGATTTAAAACAGATGGGATTTGACAGAACCGGTCGAACTCAGCAAGAGAAGGCCATCTTGGTGGTTTACACCAGGTCCAAGAAAAGGGAGAACCTGTTCAACGAAATGAAAGAGAAGATCAGGTCTCGTGGATCGGGGAGCAggtcggaggaggagaggggccTGCAGTTCAAAGCCAGGCGCCGACGGAGGACTGCATTGAACAATCGGCATGGGAAAAGACATGGCAAAAAGTCCAAATCTAGATGCAGCAAAAAGGCTCTGCACGTTAATTTCAAAGAGCTAGGGTGGGATGACTGGATCATTGCGCCATTGGATTACGAGGCGTACCACTGTGAGGGCGTGTGCGACTTCCCTTTGAGATCGCATTTAGAGCCAACAAACCATGCCATCATTCAAACTCTCATGAATTCAATGGATCCCAATAGCACACCTCCTAGCTGTTGTGTTCCCACCAAACTCAGTCCCATCAGCATTCTTTACATAGACTCGGGCAATAACGTTGTGTACAAACAGTATGAGGACATGGTGGTAGAGCAGTGTGGCTGCAGGTAG